A section of the Devosia rhizoryzae genome encodes:
- a CDS encoding sugar ABC transporter ATP-binding protein: protein MSEVPVIEMRGISKSFPGVKALRDVSFTCNRGEVHALCGENGAGKSTLIKILSGVYRPDSGQVLIDGAEQHFGHPQEALLAGISVIYQEFSLLPERTVAQNLFLGREPRRNGLIDNRAMVAETRRVLGLFGVRHRIEPETLVADLDVASQQMVEIAKAISLNAKVIVMDEPTAALNEAECEVLFALVDRLRASGTAIIYITHRMREVTRIANRVTVIKDGEVTASFDHVPAPETIVRAMVGRDISDYYPEPASPAEIGKTVLAVSGGGNHALRGITLELRAGEIVGFAGLQGAGRTALAMALFGAKPFTSGTMTLDGKPVTLNTPRDAIRAGIGMLPGDRKASALVLMQSVRDNGMLTARSFANPFGSRNANSFTDLAGMNALLDQMKVRAPSYEQEMRFLSGGNQQKAIVARWLALKPKVLIFIEPTRGIDVDAKVSIYHLMRDLARAGTAVMMVSSDLPEILGASDRILVMREGRIVGEFTRAASEAELMLAATGETEVAA, encoded by the coding sequence ATGAGCGAAGTGCCCGTTATCGAGATGCGCGGCATTTCCAAGTCCTTTCCGGGCGTCAAGGCGCTGCGCGACGTTTCCTTCACCTGCAACCGGGGCGAAGTGCACGCCCTTTGCGGGGAAAACGGCGCCGGTAAATCGACGCTGATCAAGATCCTTTCCGGCGTCTACCGCCCCGACAGCGGCCAGGTGCTGATCGACGGCGCCGAACAGCATTTCGGCCATCCGCAGGAAGCGCTCCTCGCCGGCATTTCGGTGATCTACCAAGAATTCTCGCTCCTGCCCGAGCGCACCGTCGCGCAGAACCTCTTTCTCGGCCGCGAGCCGCGCCGCAACGGCCTCATCGACAACCGGGCCATGGTCGCCGAAACGCGGCGCGTTCTGGGCCTCTTTGGCGTGCGCCACCGCATCGAGCCCGAGACGCTCGTGGCTGATCTCGATGTCGCCAGCCAGCAGATGGTCGAGATCGCCAAAGCTATTTCGCTTAATGCCAAGGTCATCGTCATGGACGAGCCGACCGCCGCGCTCAACGAGGCCGAATGCGAGGTGCTGTTCGCGCTGGTCGATCGCCTCCGCGCCTCCGGCACCGCCATCATCTACATCACCCATCGCATGCGTGAAGTGACCCGCATCGCCAACCGCGTGACCGTGATCAAGGATGGCGAGGTCACCGCCAGTTTCGACCACGTGCCGGCGCCCGAAACCATCGTACGCGCCATGGTCGGCCGCGACATCTCCGACTATTACCCCGAGCCCGCCTCCCCAGCCGAGATCGGCAAGACCGTCCTCGCGGTCTCCGGTGGCGGCAACCACGCCTTGCGCGGCATCACACTCGAGCTTCGCGCCGGCGAGATCGTCGGCTTTGCCGGCCTGCAGGGTGCCGGGCGCACGGCCCTTGCCATGGCGCTGTTCGGCGCCAAGCCCTTCACCTCCGGCACCATGACGCTTGATGGCAAGCCGGTGACGCTCAACACGCCACGCGATGCCATTCGCGCCGGCATCGGCATGCTGCCCGGCGATCGCAAGGCCAGCGCCCTGGTCCTGATGCAATCGGTGCGCGACAATGGCATGCTCACCGCCCGCAGCTTTGCCAATCCATTCGGCTCACGCAACGCCAACAGCTTCACCGATCTTGCGGGCATGAATGCCCTCCTCGATCAGATGAAGGTGCGTGCGCCGTCCTACGAGCAGGAGATGCGTTTTCTTTCTGGCGGCAACCAGCAAAAGGCCATCGTCGCCCGATGGCTGGCGCTCAAGCCCAAGGTGTTGATCTTCATCGAACCGACGCGCGGCATCGATGTCGATGCCAAGGTCAGCATCTACCACCTGATGCGCGATCTCGCCCGCGCCGGCACCGCAGTAATGATGGTCTCGTCCGACCTGCCGGAAATCCTGGGCGCCTCCGACCGCATCCTTGTCATGCGCGAAGGCCGCATCGTCGGCGAGTTTACCCGCGCTGCCAGCGAAGCCGAACTCATGCTTGCCGCAACCGGCGAAACAGAGGTTGCGGCATGA
- a CDS encoding ABC transporter permease: MTDASMPAAPRRFRFDRHASTILLLAAIALYVILVVALGQTRFLTLDNLVAILGRSITLGITAIGQTFAILVASIDLSVASLISASAVVTSVVMNGDPAMMLPAIAAVLALGVLVGLVNGLVIAKLGVNPLIATLGMSLIIQGVLSYFYNNFAGNVPAEFQVFAYGSWGIVPYSLLFMFALAVLSWFVLRFTRFGSDIYSVGGNKDAARLAGIKTARVVIGAHVICSLCAAIAGAYLASRLRSGAPWIGAEGVYDLESIAVVVIGGTVLAGGRGGIWGTMAGVIIFSLIDSIFNVAGVDAFVKQVLRGIIIVAAVAFYAARSQRPVA; the protein is encoded by the coding sequence ATGACCGACGCTTCCATGCCTGCCGCCCCGCGCCGTTTCCGCTTCGATCGCCACGCCTCGACCATCCTCTTGCTGGCGGCAATCGCTCTCTACGTCATCCTCGTTGTTGCGCTCGGCCAGACGCGCTTCCTGACGCTCGATAATCTCGTTGCCATTCTCGGGCGCTCCATCACCCTTGGCATCACCGCCATCGGCCAGACCTTCGCCATTCTCGTCGCTTCGATCGATCTCAGCGTCGCAAGCCTCATCTCAGCCTCCGCCGTGGTCACATCGGTGGTGATGAATGGCGATCCCGCCATGATGCTGCCGGCCATTGCTGCAGTCCTCGCCCTCGGCGTACTAGTCGGCCTCGTCAATGGCCTCGTCATCGCAAAGCTCGGGGTCAATCCGCTGATCGCGACGCTGGGCATGTCGCTGATCATTCAGGGCGTCCTTTCCTACTTTTACAACAACTTTGCCGGCAATGTGCCCGCCGAGTTTCAGGTCTTTGCCTATGGCTCATGGGGCATCGTGCCCTATTCGCTGCTGTTCATGTTCGCTCTGGCGGTCCTCTCCTGGTTCGTCCTCCGCTTCACCCGCTTCGGCTCCGATATCTACTCCGTCGGCGGCAACAAGGACGCGGCGCGTCTTGCGGGCATCAAGACGGCCCGTGTCGTCATTGGAGCCCACGTGATCTGCTCGCTCTGCGCAGCCATCGCCGGCGCCTACCTCGCCTCGCGCCTCCGCTCCGGTGCGCCGTGGATCGGGGCCGAGGGCGTTTACGATCTTGAATCCATCGCCGTGGTCGTCATCGGCGGCACCGTCCTCGCGGGCGGCCGCGGCGGCATATGGGGTACCATGGCCGGCGTCATCATCTTCTCGCTGATCGATTCCATCTTCAACGTCGCGGGCGTCGATGCCTTCGTGAAACAAGTGCTGCGCGGCATCATCATCGTGGCTGCCGTGGCCTTCTACGCCGCCCGTTCGCAAAGGCCGGTGGCATGA
- a CDS encoding ABC transporter permease encodes MTDQTLPSPQAKRRSLPHFNPVYVLVVALILAIIVMNPAFGEPTGYMNFLKRVAALAILSAGVLYVIVSGGFDLSVGSIMTLTVIGSSMLSNNDPNSTYWIIPLMLGIGAVIGLLNGLVVSYLKVPSLIATLGMMITLNGVAFMWSGGAPRGYLPDTFRFFGRYNIQDLPVIGLLPVAVLCLIGFGVILWWGMHRTNFGRMLHAVGDNPQAARLAGVPVPRVRISAFVISALTAVLAGVILGGRAGVSVDIGSGYELQAITAAVIGGAQLLGGRGSVPATIAGALALEAIFTLLNLLGLAQPVRLVVQGAILIGAVALATYQRKRAGR; translated from the coding sequence ATGACCGACCAGACCCTCCCCAGCCCCCAAGCCAAGCGCCGCAGCCTGCCGCACTTCAATCCCGTCTATGTTCTCGTCGTCGCGCTGATCCTCGCCATCATCGTCATGAACCCGGCCTTCGGCGAACCCACCGGCTACATGAACTTCCTCAAGCGTGTCGCGGCGCTCGCCATCCTTTCGGCAGGGGTGCTCTATGTCATTGTCTCCGGCGGCTTCGATCTCAGCGTCGGTTCAATCATGACCCTGACGGTCATCGGTTCCTCGATGCTGTCGAACAACGATCCGAACTCGACCTATTGGATCATCCCGTTGATGCTGGGCATCGGCGCGGTGATCGGCCTCCTTAACGGCCTTGTCGTCAGCTACCTCAAGGTGCCGTCGCTGATCGCCACTTTGGGCATGATGATCACGCTCAATGGCGTTGCCTTCATGTGGTCCGGCGGCGCTCCGCGCGGCTACCTGCCCGATACGTTCCGCTTCTTTGGCCGCTACAATATCCAGGACCTGCCGGTCATCGGCCTCCTGCCCGTCGCCGTCCTTTGCCTCATCGGCTTTGGCGTGATCCTCTGGTGGGGCATGCACCGCACCAATTTTGGCCGAATGCTCCATGCCGTGGGCGACAATCCGCAGGCTGCGCGCCTCGCCGGGGTGCCGGTGCCGCGCGTGCGCATCTCCGCTTTCGTGATCTCGGCGCTCACCGCCGTTCTGGCCGGCGTGATCCTCGGCGGCCGCGCCGGCGTCTCGGTCGATATCGGCTCCGGCTATGAGCTTCAGGCCATCACCGCAGCCGTTATCGGCGGCGCGCAGCTCTTGGGCGGCCGCGGGTCCGTGCCGGCAACCATAGCCGGCGCTCTGGCGCTCGAAGCCATCTTTACCCTGCTCAATCTGCTCGGCCTGGCGCAGCCGGTCCGGCTCGTCGTGCAGGGCGCAATTCTTATCGGCGCGGTTGCGCTTGCCACCTATCAGCGCAAGCGAGCCGGACGATGA
- a CDS encoding substrate-binding domain-containing protein, whose protein sequence is MKKTILTLAAVGMLTGAALAQAPNFDDPAEFDKQRGQLTAEFNGPADQIYMQYAGDEMVDTAEYKKDAPWTVCFSNAGVNNPWRVVGYTNMTEEVKLHPEIGTFTHVDAEGSDDKQIADIDDLLAGGNCSILIVSPNSTAALTPAVEKACAAGLPVIVFDRGVTTDCPVTFVHPVGGYGFGIQAAEHIIANVPEGGNVLMLRILPGVDVLETRASGARNMFAEAGLTVLGEEFTDGDNAKTKSIVEDYLQRGTIDAVWMDAGATAVAAIEAFEDQGVDIPVITGEDQQDYLQKWRDLGFAGIAPTYPSYQWRTAIIAAVQTLKGEQVPGPEWVLPQPAITQDVLDQYINEKMPPLHYAMCGCEDMPSYPEAWGGTK, encoded by the coding sequence GTGAAGAAGACTATTCTAACCCTCGCCGCAGTCGGCATGCTGACCGGCGCGGCCCTGGCGCAAGCCCCGAACTTTGACGACCCCGCCGAGTTCGACAAGCAGCGCGGCCAGTTGACCGCCGAGTTCAACGGCCCGGCAGATCAGATCTACATGCAGTATGCCGGCGACGAGATGGTCGACACGGCCGAATACAAGAAGGACGCGCCCTGGACGGTGTGCTTCTCCAATGCCGGCGTCAACAATCCCTGGCGCGTGGTGGGCTACACCAACATGACCGAGGAAGTAAAACTCCATCCGGAAATCGGCACCTTTACCCATGTCGATGCCGAAGGCTCGGACGACAAGCAGATTGCCGACATCGACGATCTCCTCGCCGGCGGCAATTGCAGCATCCTGATCGTGTCGCCGAACTCGACCGCAGCCCTCACCCCGGCTGTTGAAAAGGCTTGCGCAGCCGGTCTCCCGGTCATCGTCTTTGACCGTGGCGTCACCACCGATTGCCCGGTGACCTTTGTCCACCCCGTGGGTGGCTATGGCTTTGGCATTCAGGCCGCCGAGCACATCATCGCCAACGTGCCCGAAGGCGGCAATGTCCTGATGCTGCGCATCCTGCCCGGCGTCGACGTGCTGGAAACCCGTGCTTCGGGCGCGCGCAACATGTTTGCCGAAGCGGGCCTTACTGTCCTGGGTGAAGAGTTCACCGATGGCGACAATGCCAAGACCAAGTCGATCGTCGAAGATTACCTGCAGCGCGGCACAATCGACGCCGTGTGGATGGATGCCGGCGCAACCGCCGTCGCTGCCATCGAAGCCTTTGAAGACCAAGGCGTCGACATCCCGGTAATCACTGGCGAAGACCAGCAGGATTACCTCCAGAAATGGCGTGACCTGGGCTTTGCGGGCATTGCCCCGACCTATCCGAGCTATCAGTGGCGCACGGCGATTATTGCTGCAGTCCAGACGCTCAAGGGCGAACAGGTCCCGGGCCCCGAATGGGTGCTGCCGCAGCCGGCGATCACCCAGGACGTCCTCGACCAGTATATCAATGAAAAAATGCCGCCGCTCCACTACGCGATGTGCGGTTGCGAAGACATGCCGAGCTACCCCGAAGCCTGGGGCGGCACAAAGTAA
- a CDS encoding cupin, giving the protein MSQITTEQYWSKPKGMLPNSRFPLLVHRKAVPGGGEDAVEAHLRGNGWYNNWRYPGIYTYHHFHSTTHECLGCARGWMEIVVFGEGGTTLRVEAGDIIVLPAGVSHCMTGNSDDIQMVGGYPDGRDWDNCQQANLTEEARRQAAKRIMMLPIPAKDPATGQPMQSWLDAPSSVDAELNDFRDGLDD; this is encoded by the coding sequence GTGAGCCAGATCACCACTGAACAATATTGGTCCAAGCCCAAGGGCATGCTGCCCAATAGCCGCTTCCCCCTTCTGGTGCACCGCAAGGCCGTGCCGGGCGGCGGAGAAGACGCGGTCGAAGCGCACTTACGGGGAAATGGCTGGTACAACAACTGGCGCTATCCCGGCATCTACACCTACCACCACTTCCACTCCACGACCCATGAATGCCTCGGCTGCGCTCGCGGCTGGATGGAAATCGTGGTGTTCGGCGAGGGCGGCACCACGCTGCGCGTCGAGGCAGGTGACATCATCGTGCTCCCCGCCGGCGTTTCTCATTGCATGACCGGCAATTCGGACGACATCCAGATGGTGGGCGGCTATCCCGATGGCCGCGACTGGGACAATTGCCAGCAGGCCAACCTCACCGAAGAAGCCCGCCGCCAGGCCGCCAAGCGCATCATGATGCTGCCCATTCCGGCCAAGGACCCCGCCACCGGCCAGCCGATGCAATCCTGGCTCGATGCCCCCTCCTCCGTTGACGCCGAACTCAACGACTTCCGCGACGGTCTCGACGACTAG
- a CDS encoding DNA-3-methyladenine glycosylase I: MTTINGPDGLPRCAWCAGAPEFVPYHDHEWGFPVGNDRRLFEKLSLEAFQSGLSWRTILNKREAFRAGFADFEIARVAAFTQADVDRLLQDAGIVRHRGKIEAVINNAARAQELIAEAGSLAAFVWRYEAKETAPPQSRSTSPESEALSKALKKRGWRFVGPTTVFAFMQAMGLVNDHAQGCVIHARAAEARKGFVPPASAHSL; this comes from the coding sequence ATGACCACGATCAACGGACCCGATGGCCTTCCGCGCTGCGCCTGGTGTGCCGGGGCGCCGGAATTTGTGCCTTATCACGACCATGAATGGGGCTTTCCGGTCGGTAACGACCGGCGTCTGTTTGAAAAGCTCAGCCTTGAAGCCTTTCAGTCCGGGCTCAGTTGGCGCACGATCCTTAACAAGCGCGAGGCGTTTCGCGCCGGTTTTGCCGATTTCGAGATCGCCAGGGTCGCGGCGTTCACCCAGGCCGATGTTGATCGCCTTCTCCAGGACGCCGGCATCGTCCGCCACCGCGGCAAGATCGAAGCCGTCATCAACAATGCCGCCCGCGCCCAAGAGTTGATCGCCGAAGCGGGGTCTCTCGCTGCCTTCGTCTGGCGCTACGAAGCCAAGGAAACAGCGCCGCCGCAGAGCCGGTCGACGTCGCCCGAGTCCGAAGCCTTGTCGAAGGCGCTCAAGAAGCGTGGCTGGCGCTTTGTCGGCCCGACAACCGTATTTGCATTCATGCAAGCCATGGGCCTCGTCAATGATCATGCCCAAGGCTGCGTCATCCACGCCCGGGCCGCCGAGGCCCGCAAGGGCTTTGTCCCTCCAGCCAGCGCCCATTCGCTTTAG
- the kaiC gene encoding circadian clock protein KaiC, which yields MVQPTGISKSLTGISGFDDLTLGGLPTGRPTLVCGSAGCGKTLFATTFLIHGARDFDEPGVFVTFEERPVDIAANVASLGFDVERLVAEDKLSFEHIEIDPTELAEIGDYDLEGLFLRLELAIDSIGAKRVVLDTIESLFSAFSNPAILRAEIRRLFDWLKDKGMTTVITAERGDGTLTRQGLEEYVSDCVILLDHRVDSQISTRRMRIVKYRGTAHGTNEYPFLIDEDGFSVLPVSSLGLNHQVFEEHIASGVPDLDAMLSSGGFHRGSSILVSGVAGSGKSSLAASFVGASAARGERAIYFSFEESQEQTVRNMRSIGIDLAPLLESKLVRHVAARPTFYSLEMHLAVMVREIQRFDPRLVVLDPISAFMESGDRLEVQSMLLRMVDFLKSRGVTAIFTHLMHSQDGNVATDAGLSSLMDAWILMLNREVNGEFNRELYLLKARGMSHSNQVREFVMSGEGIQLLPPYLGENGALTGSARRSEEARTRRTEAERLGEIERLRTQIETRRRKAHAQIEALTAELEADEAELRSVLGREAAYQRQADTDRAEMETSRRA from the coding sequence ATGGTCCAGCCTACCGGTATCTCCAAATCCCTCACCGGCATTTCCGGTTTCGACGATCTCACCCTTGGCGGCCTGCCGACCGGCCGGCCCACCCTGGTCTGCGGCTCGGCCGGTTGCGGCAAGACGCTTTTTGCCACGACCTTCCTGATCCATGGCGCGCGCGATTTCGACGAACCCGGTGTTTTCGTCACCTTCGAGGAGCGGCCGGTGGACATCGCGGCCAATGTCGCCTCGCTGGGCTTCGACGTCGAGCGCCTCGTGGCAGAGGATAAGCTCAGCTTCGAGCATATCGAGATCGATCCGACCGAACTGGCCGAGATCGGCGACTACGATCTTGAGGGGCTGTTTCTTCGCCTGGAACTGGCCATCGACTCCATCGGCGCCAAGCGCGTCGTGCTGGATACGATCGAGAGTCTCTTCTCCGCCTTCTCCAACCCCGCCATTCTGCGCGCCGAAATCCGGCGCCTCTTCGATTGGCTCAAGGACAAGGGCATGACCACGGTCATCACCGCCGAGCGCGGCGATGGCACGCTGACCCGCCAGGGCCTCGAAGAATATGTCTCGGACTGCGTGATCCTCCTTGATCATCGCGTCGATAGCCAGATTTCCACCCGCCGCATGCGCATCGTCAAATATCGCGGCACCGCGCATGGCACCAACGAATATCCGTTCCTGATCGACGAAGACGGCTTTTCGGTCCTGCCGGTCTCCTCACTCGGGCTCAACCATCAGGTGTTCGAGGAGCATATCGCCTCGGGCGTGCCCGATCTTGACGCCATGCTGTCGAGCGGCGGCTTTCACCGCGGCTCCTCGATCCTCGTGTCCGGAGTTGCCGGCTCCGGCAAATCCTCGCTGGCCGCAAGTTTTGTTGGCGCTTCGGCGGCGCGCGGCGAACGGGCGATCTATTTCTCCTTCGAAGAATCGCAAGAGCAGACGGTGCGCAACATGCGCTCCATCGGAATCGATCTCGCGCCGCTGCTTGAAAGCAAGCTGGTGCGCCATGTCGCTGCCCGTCCCACCTTCTATAGCCTTGAGATGCACCTGGCGGTGATGGTCCGCGAAATTCAGCGCTTCGACCCGCGGCTCGTCGTGCTGGACCCGATTTCGGCGTTCATGGAAAGCGGCGATCGCCTCGAAGTGCAATCCATGCTCCTGCGTATGGTCGATTTTCTCAAAAGCCGCGGCGTCACCGCAATCTTCACCCATCTGATGCACAGCCAGGACGGCAATGTGGCAACCGATGCTGGCCTTTCCTCGTTAATGGATGCTTGGATCCTCATGCTCAACCGGGAAGTCAATGGTGAGTTCAACCGCGAACTCTACCTCCTCAAGGCCCGCGGCATGTCTCATTCCAACCAGGTTCGGGAATTCGTTATGAGCGGCGAGGGCATTCAGCTGCTGCCGCCCTATCTTGGCGAAAATGGCGCCTTGACCGGCTCTGCCCGTCGCAGCGAAGAAGCGCGCACGCGCCGCACGGAAGCCGAACGCCTCGGCGAAATCGAGCGCTTGCGCACTCAGATCGAGACGCGGCGCCGCAAGGCGCATGCGCAAATCGAAGCGCTTACGGCCGAACTCGAGGCCGACGAGGCAGAATTACGCTCTGTGCTTGGGCGCGAAGCAGCGTATCAGAGGCAGGCGGATACCGACCGGGCGGAAATGGAAACGAGCAGGCGTGCCTGA
- a CDS encoding circadian clock KaiB family protein codes for MTIESPNPRKLTLYVAGQTPKSLTAIANLKKITEEHMPGQYEIEVIDLRENPKLAKEHSIVAIPTLVRSLPVPIRKIIGDLSDVEKVLVNLKVQGE; via the coding sequence ATGACCATCGAAAGCCCAAATCCTCGCAAGCTTACGCTTTACGTTGCGGGGCAAACGCCCAAATCGCTCACCGCCATTGCCAACCTCAAGAAGATCACCGAGGAGCATATGCCGGGCCAGTACGAGATCGAGGTGATCGATCTGCGCGAGAATCCCAAGCTCGCCAAGGAACATTCCATCGTCGCCATTCCGACCCTGGTCCGCTCCCTGCCGGTGCCGATCCGTAAGATCATCGGCGATCTGTCCGATGTCGAAAAGGTCCTGGTCAATCTCAAGGTTCAGGGCGAATGA
- a CDS encoding sensor histidine kinase produces the protein MSTEEIAELRIRLDEAEQTLKAIREGQVDALVIDTPEAAEIFTIEGEGQSYRAFMEAMDVGAAAVDHTGRILYVNANLAGTLGSGLNSLQGVRFGDVVAPAIAGSIESVFSRGEDSVEIQLNQHGRDSHFLVSAKPMRLGTTAGYAVTFTDVTERVEAELALQSERAARAVIASANEAVLVCDRNGVVTHGNLAAQNLYSGDPVGRKFADIVPLTFPGATGMLQASDIVEMAIQGTAVQGIEAHAPNAPRVKDYQISAAPLQVGEDAVSGCVITMVDMSQRKAAEKQQLLLMRELDHRVKNTLALVLSIAGRTIHHEDTLEGFQKAFTGRIQALAATHNLLAENSWTDLTIADVVQAELAPHGGGVGRIHIEGLDRNIAPRAAIALGLVIHELATNAAKYGALSTRDGRIDVRTTGSDNETFRIEWRETGGPAVAVPTRKGFGQNVIARSLQYTPSGGAEIEYAPEGVICRIALPVEDLR, from the coding sequence ATGAGCACCGAAGAGATCGCCGAGCTGCGCATCCGGCTCGATGAGGCGGAGCAAACGCTGAAAGCGATCCGCGAAGGCCAGGTCGATGCCCTGGTCATCGACACGCCCGAGGCGGCGGAGATCTTCACCATCGAAGGCGAGGGTCAATCCTATCGGGCCTTCATGGAAGCCATGGATGTCGGCGCTGCGGCCGTCGACCACACGGGCCGCATTCTTTATGTCAACGCCAACCTTGCCGGCACTCTGGGCTCAGGGCTTAACTCGCTCCAGGGCGTGCGCTTCGGCGATGTGGTCGCCCCGGCGATTGCCGGCTCCATCGAGAGCGTCTTTTCGCGCGGCGAGGACAGCGTCGAGATTCAGCTCAACCAGCATGGCCGCGACAGCCACTTCCTGGTTTCCGCCAAGCCGATGCGCCTTGGCACCACCGCAGGCTACGCCGTCACCTTCACCGATGTCACCGAGCGGGTGGAAGCCGAACTGGCGCTGCAGAGCGAACGCGCTGCCCGTGCCGTTATTGCATCGGCCAATGAAGCGGTGCTTGTGTGCGACCGCAACGGCGTCGTCACCCACGGCAACCTCGCGGCGCAAAATCTCTATTCGGGTGATCCCGTGGGGCGCAAGTTCGCTGATATCGTGCCGCTGACCTTCCCCGGCGCGACGGGCATGCTGCAGGCCTCCGACATTGTCGAGATGGCCATCCAGGGCACCGCGGTGCAGGGCATAGAGGCGCATGCGCCCAATGCACCGCGCGTCAAGGATTACCAGATTTCTGCCGCCCCGCTGCAGGTGGGTGAAGACGCGGTCAGCGGCTGCGTCATCACCATGGTCGATATGAGCCAGCGCAAGGCTGCCGAAAAGCAGCAATTGCTGTTGATGCGCGAACTCGACCACCGGGTCAAAAACACCCTGGCGCTGGTGCTCTCTATCGCCGGCCGCACCATTCATCACGAAGATACGCTGGAAGGTTTCCAGAAGGCGTTCACTGGCCGCATCCAGGCGCTGGCGGCGACGCATAACCTTCTTGCCGAAAATTCCTGGACCGATCTCACCATCGCCGACGTGGTCCAGGCCGAGCTTGCCCCGCATGGTGGCGGCGTCGGCCGCATCCATATCGAGGGACTGGATCGCAACATTGCGCCGCGCGCCGCGATCGCCCTCGGCCTTGTCATCCACGAGCTCGCCACCAATGCCGCCAAATATGGAGCGCTTTCGACCCGAGACGGCCGCATTGACGTGCGGACGACCGGCTCGGACAACGAGACGTTCCGCATCGAATGGCGCGAAACCGGCGGACCGGCGGTCGCGGTGCCGACCCGCAAGGGCTTTGGTCAGAACGTCATCGCCCGCAGCCTGCAATACACGCCTAGCGGTGGCGCCGAGATCGAATACGCGCCCGAAGGCGTGATCTGCCGCATCGCTCTGCCGGTCGAAGACCTGCGCTGA
- a CDS encoding molybdopterin-dependent oxidoreductase, whose translation MLVKTAPVAGWVAAARLLLIAAATILGLGQALALDPLPAPTGPVILTVAGDLEVTNSDEGADFDREMLYALGLTDLVTTTAWTDGPQTFRGVALQTVLDRVGAKGTTIKATALNDFRTSIPYEEAAKYNVLLASEMNGEEMSVRDRGPLWIVYPRSDFSELQAPEYNDRWAWQLRTLEIE comes from the coding sequence ATGCTTGTGAAAACTGCGCCGGTTGCTGGGTGGGTAGCCGCAGCACGGCTTTTGTTGATTGCCGCCGCCACGATCCTGGGCCTCGGGCAGGCGCTGGCGCTTGATCCGCTGCCCGCGCCAACCGGTCCGGTGATCCTTACCGTTGCCGGTGATCTTGAAGTCACCAATAGCGACGAAGGCGCCGATTTTGACCGCGAAATGCTTTACGCGCTAGGCCTTACCGATCTTGTCACCACCACGGCCTGGACTGACGGGCCGCAGACCTTCCGCGGCGTGGCGCTGCAAACCGTGCTCGATCGCGTCGGCGCCAAGGGCACGACGATCAAGGCCACGGCACTGAACGATTTCCGCACCTCGATCCCCTACGAGGAAGCGGCAAAATACAATGTCCTCCTGGCTTCCGAGATGAATGGCGAGGAGATGAGCGTGCGCGATCGCGGTCCGCTCTGGATCGTTTACCCCCGTTCCGACTTTTCCGAACTCCAGGCGCCCGAATACAATGACCGCTGGGCCTGGCAATTGCGGACGCTTGAGATCGAATGA